A window of Acinetobacter chinensis genomic DNA:
GTAAGGTTAGGATTCTCTTTTTTAATCATGTCCCTTGTACCTTTCATAGCAATGAAATATTCCAAAGGCTTATTAACTGAAATTTCAGTAATTTGATCATTATCAAGATCATCACCAAAAGCTTTTTTCAAATCTTCAAGTACAAGGATTGACATAATTAAGCGCCTTTCTTATTGGTTTAAAATAGTTGAAAAGTCCAAGTCTTTAGCAACTAGAACTTTAATGCGTGTGCCGTGAGCGACTGTAATAGTCGGAGGAATTGACAAGTTACGTTGTAGAACACGGTCAGCTTGATTGCCGAATGAGTTTGCAACTTCAGTACGATAAGTCTGTGAAGCATTGTTTTGGTCGCTACTGCTAACACCTGCATTACTTACACCCGCACCAATAATGCTAAGTAAAGTAGCTGTTCCGAATATGCGCCCATAATGGTTGTTCACTTTACCGCCTAAGCCTGCGATACCAAGACTGTTAGTGCTTGGGCTATCGAGCATAATTTCTACGCCATTAGGTGTGATTGCACGATTCCAAACCGCCCCGATTTCTGCTTGTCCGTCATTAACAATTGATGAGTATTGACCGAATAAACGAGTACCCGCAGGCAGTAAACGATTACGTCCTTGTTCGCTATAAACATCATTAGTTACACGAGCAATAATGTTGCTTGGTAAATCGCTTTTAACAGCAGTTTCTAAAACTGCATCTACGATCTTGCCTTGTTGTATAAGCATTCTACGATCAGCGTTATAACTTGCATGAGCAATAGGCGCTTTTTGATTAGAAGTGCTTGAATCAAAACGACCACCCATAGAACCCGCAGTGCTATTTGCAATGCGTGGATTTACATTGCTTGCACCCGCTTGGTTGCCATTGGCATTAGATTGTTGTGAAGCTTGCATACCCATAAATAACGGTGCAAGTTCAGGCGGTATGCCTGCCATTGCACTAGCATCACCATTAGGGCTAACACCGCCACCTTTACCGCCATTCTCATTAACCATGATTCCAGACTTGTAGCGGGCGTTTAAAAGGGCTTGTTCTTTAGCCATAGCATCTTGTCTAGCCTGCTCTTGTTGCATTGCTAGTTGTTGTTGCTGTTCAGCTAATTGACGCTCCATTTCGAGCTGTTCAGGGCTTTTTTCAGTAGGGTTTACAGGGTCAGGGGTAGTCGCAGTTGGGATTGGTTGCGGATTTCCGAATCCGAATCTATCCATGCCATTAAAATTACT
This region includes:
- a CDS encoding TrbI/VirB10 family protein, which codes for MTNENKNLGNDDFKTQDNFSTENHVFHDEKKEHGKDDFERQDAFENKPKTSVKNIDIGKLVKFGGLLALIIGLVIFGVYLKLQKNKESRVESGVESAVAKPVTGMDGSNFNGMDRFGFGNPQPIPTATTPDPVNPTEKSPEQLEMERQLAEQQQQLAMQQEQARQDAMAKEQALLNARYKSGIMVNENGGKGGGVSPNGDASAMAGIPPELAPLFMGMQASQQSNANGNQAGASNVNPRIANSTAGSMGGRFDSSTSNQKAPIAHASYNADRRMLIQQGKIVDAVLETAVKSDLPSNIIARVTNDVYSEQGRNRLLPAGTRLFGQYSSIVNDGQAEIGAVWNRAITPNGVEIMLDSPSTNSLGIAGLGGKVNNHYGRIFGTATLLSIIGAGVSNAGVSSSDQNNASQTYRTEVANSFGNQADRVLQRNLSIPPTITVAHGTRIKVLVAKDLDFSTILNQ